The following are from one region of the Cyanobium gracile PCC 6307 genome:
- a CDS encoding transglutaminase-like domain-containing protein — protein MIVTLGVHASRSGDLLEPDLLRVEPEVPLSLYVDSFGNHCHRLVAPAGVLRLRGSGLVADSGLPDPVLPWLEQQPVEKLPEESLLFLLASRFCESDLLSPLAWSRFEAAPGGWGRVQAICDFVHQHVRFDYGRSSPTKSALQTFESREGVCRDFAHLAIALCRCMNIPARYCTGYLSDIEVPPPHTAMDFHAWFEAYLGDGWHVFDPRNNTPRIGRILMARGRDAADVALTTSFGPSELVSFQVWTA, from the coding sequence ATGATCGTCACCCTGGGGGTGCATGCCAGTCGATCAGGGGATCTGCTGGAGCCCGACCTGCTGCGGGTGGAGCCGGAGGTGCCGCTGAGCTTGTACGTGGACTCCTTTGGCAACCACTGCCACCGGCTGGTGGCCCCGGCCGGTGTGCTGCGACTGCGGGGTAGTGGACTGGTGGCTGATTCCGGCCTGCCCGATCCGGTGTTGCCGTGGCTGGAGCAGCAGCCGGTGGAGAAGCTGCCGGAGGAGAGCCTGCTGTTTCTGCTGGCCAGCCGCTTCTGCGAGTCCGATCTGCTGTCGCCCCTCGCCTGGTCACGGTTCGAGGCGGCCCCGGGCGGCTGGGGGCGGGTTCAGGCGATCTGCGATTTCGTCCATCAGCACGTGCGCTTCGACTACGGCCGCTCAAGCCCGACGAAGTCAGCCCTCCAGACCTTCGAAAGCCGGGAGGGGGTGTGCCGTGACTTCGCCCACCTGGCGATCGCCCTCTGCCGCTGCATGAACATCCCGGCGCGATACTGCACCGGTTACCTGAGTGACATCGAGGTGCCGCCGCCCCATACGGCCATGGACTTCCATGCCTGGTTCGAGGCCTACCTCGGCGACGGCTGGCACGTGTTCGACCCGCGCAACAACACCCCCCGCATCGGCCGGATCCTGATGGCCCGGGGCCGGGATGCGGCCGACGTGGCCCTCACCACCAGCTTCGGCCCGTCAGAGCTGGTGTCGTTCCAGGTCTGGACGGCATGA
- a CDS encoding N-formylglutamate amidohydrolase, with translation MHLEPLLEAADPAVFRIVSPSGSSAVLLTADHAGRAIPRRLDGLGLNDRVLDTHVALDLGVDGLALHLSARLDAFLILHNYSRLVVDANRPPDAPDSIVSHGEAGAIAANANLSPAERQQRLEELFHPYHRRIGAELEARRVRGQPSVLVTLHSFTPVLGTEVRPWHVGVLYGRDGRLARRMRQELERERGLRVGNNEPYAVSEASDYTVVVHGERRRIPHVELEVRQDLLATEAGQQEWAERLAGVLEIALAEGFPPPRVARGS, from the coding sequence GTGCACCTAGAACCCCTTCTCGAGGCCGCTGACCCGGCCGTCTTCCGGATCGTCTCCCCCTCCGGGTCCTCGGCCGTGCTGCTCACGGCCGACCACGCCGGCCGCGCCATTCCCCGCCGTCTGGACGGCCTGGGCCTGAATGATCGGGTGCTCGACACCCATGTGGCCTTGGACCTGGGTGTGGACGGGCTGGCCCTGCACCTCTCGGCGCGGCTCGACGCCTTTCTGATCCTGCACAACTACTCGCGGCTGGTGGTCGATGCCAACCGGCCGCCGGACGCGCCGGATTCGATCGTCAGCCACGGCGAGGCCGGCGCCATCGCCGCCAACGCGAACCTCTCTCCGGCCGAGCGGCAGCAGCGCCTCGAAGAGCTCTTCCACCCTTACCACCGCCGTATCGGGGCGGAGCTGGAGGCCCGACGCGTGCGCGGCCAGCCCAGCGTGCTGGTGACCCTGCACAGCTTCACGCCGGTGCTCGGGACGGAGGTGCGCCCCTGGCATGTGGGAGTGCTCTATGGACGTGATGGCCGCCTCGCCCGGCGGATGCGCCAGGAGCTGGAGCGGGAGCGGGGTCTGCGGGTGGGAAACAACGAGCCCTATGCGGTGAGCGAGGCGAGCGATTACACGGTGGTGGTGCACGGCGAGCGTCGCCGGATTCCTCACGTGGAGCTGGAGGTCCGCCAGGACCTGCTGGCCACCGAGGCCGGCCAGCAGGAATGGGCGGAGCGCCTCGCCGGTGTGCTGGAGATTGCCCTGGCGGAGGGATTCCCGCCGCCAAGGGTCGCCCGCGGTTCCTAG
- a CDS encoding transglutaminase family protein — protein sequence MRRFNILHLTTYTYSAPVQLGTHTLRLRPREGHDLRIETSSLSILPAAKLRWHRDVESNCLAMASFRDAADRLLIESSLIIQQYDHVPLDFLVDDDAVFYPFQYAFKDHPVLAAYLTATPAEPGHPLMQWIATVWQPGEVIESYALLKRLNLAAHQRVSYRKRDEPGVQTPAETLNSGWGSCRDIAFLFMEAARGFGFAARFVSGYSFTALPPQEAGSMHAWAEVFLPGAGWKGFDPTHGAIVGDTHIPVAVARRPESVPPIAGTFGGASLLSMDVGVWVTELQGFTANVET from the coding sequence ATGAGACGTTTCAACATCCTTCATCTCACCACATACACCTACAGCGCACCTGTTCAGCTCGGCACGCATACACTGCGTCTTCGTCCACGGGAGGGCCACGATCTGCGTATCGAGACCTCCTCGTTATCCATACTCCCGGCGGCGAAACTGCGCTGGCACCGTGATGTTGAGAGCAATTGTCTTGCTATGGCCTCATTCCGCGATGCCGCTGACAGGTTGCTGATCGAAAGCAGCCTGATCATCCAGCAGTACGACCATGTTCCATTGGACTTTCTTGTAGATGATGACGCCGTTTTCTATCCCTTTCAGTATGCTTTCAAGGACCATCCCGTGCTGGCCGCCTACCTGACGGCGACGCCAGCAGAACCTGGCCATCCATTGATGCAGTGGATAGCAACGGTCTGGCAGCCGGGCGAAGTCATCGAGAGCTATGCCCTGTTGAAGCGTCTGAATCTGGCGGCCCACCAGCGTGTCTCCTACCGCAAACGCGACGAGCCTGGCGTCCAGACCCCTGCCGAAACGCTCAACAGCGGCTGGGGCTCCTGTCGTGACATTGCCTTTCTGTTCATGGAAGCGGCCAGGGGATTCGGTTTCGCCGCCCGTTTCGTCAGCGGTTACAGCTTCACCGCGCTGCCACCGCAGGAAGCCGGCAGCATGCACGCCTGGGCGGAGGTCTTTCTGCCAGGGGCTGGCTGGAAGGGCTTCGATCCCACCCATGGCGCCATTGTCGGCGACACCCACATCCCTGTCGCGGTGGCCCGAAGGCCCGAGTCGGTTCCGCCCATCGCCGGCACTTTTGGCGGAGCCTCGCTGCTGTCGATGGACGTGGGCGTGTGGGTCACGGAGCTCCAGGGCTTCACGGCGAACGTCGAAACCTGA
- a CDS encoding alpha amylase C-terminal domain-containing protein: protein MWLDEYHLDGLRFDSTGYIRNIGENGTQEIPDGWSMLQAINESVARHHPGRLTIAEDLRSNDWLTKDVGAGGAGFGSQWDPHFVQPIRQAVIASHDEDRALDRVRDAILYRYNDDAFERVIYSESHDDVANGQSRIPQDVNPGDPTGWHAQKRSTLAAAMVFTAPGIPMLFQGQEFLEGGWFRDTVPVDWDQRQEFRGIMRLYRDLIRLRLDRESVSRGLCGQFTQVFHLDTQRNVLAFHRWDRGGPGDDVVVIANFFHESQEDYTVGLPAAHGWKLRFNSDWHGYSESFDGYQSGDVEAVPGEWDGFPYNASFRMGPYSVLIYSQ from the coding sequence ATGTGGCTCGATGAGTATCATCTTGACGGCCTCCGGTTTGACAGTACTGGTTATATTCGCAACATCGGTGAGAATGGAACTCAGGAGATTCCCGATGGCTGGAGCATGCTCCAGGCCATCAACGAATCCGTGGCCCGGCATCACCCGGGACGCCTCACCATCGCTGAAGACCTGCGCAGCAATGACTGGTTGACCAAGGATGTCGGCGCCGGCGGTGCAGGATTTGGATCCCAGTGGGATCCCCACTTCGTCCAACCGATCCGTCAGGCCGTCATTGCCTCCCATGATGAGGACCGTGCTCTGGACAGGGTCCGAGACGCGATCCTCTATCGCTACAACGACGATGCCTTTGAGCGCGTGATCTACAGCGAATCCCATGACGATGTTGCCAATGGGCAGTCCCGGATTCCCCAGGATGTCAATCCGGGCGATCCCACCGGCTGGCATGCCCAGAAGCGCTCCACGCTGGCCGCCGCCATGGTGTTCACCGCGCCCGGGATTCCCATGCTGTTTCAGGGACAGGAGTTTCTTGAGGGAGGCTGGTTCCGCGATACGGTCCCCGTTGACTGGGACCAGCGCCAGGAGTTTCGCGGAATCATGCGTCTGTACCGGGATCTGATCCGTCTCCGCCTTGATCGGGAGAGCGTTTCCCGTGGCCTCTGCGGTCAGTTCACCCAGGTGTTTCACCTCGATACCCAGCGAAACGTGCTGGCTTTTCACCGCTGGGACAGGGGAGGGCCCGGGGATGATGTTGTGGTGATCGCTAATTTTTTTCACGAGTCCCAGGAGGACTACACCGTGGGCTTGCCGGCGGCCCATGGCTGGAAACTTCGCTTCAACAGTGATTGGCACGGGTACAGTGAGAGCTTTGACGGCTATCAAAGCGGTGATGTTGAAGCCGTTCCAGGAGAATGGGATGGGTTCCCCTATAACGCGTCTTTCCGTATGGGGCCCTACAGCGTTCTGATCTATTCCCAATGA
- a CDS encoding alpha-amylase family glycosyl hydrolase: MAKPLITAGMGSVPSPDGVAFRVWAPHAEHVSVIGSFNHWDGAAHPMDSEPRGFWSIYVEGAKIGDQYKYQLSTPWGVIKRIDPYAREVTNSVGNAIIHDPDFCWEDDDFSMMSWNKLVIYELHVGTFNDDQLSLPGQFGSIKARLEHLKRLGINAIEIMPVGQFAGQRSWGYNPSHIFAVDSDYGGSLGFKRFIKRAHQAGIAVILDVVFNHFGPSDLDLWRFDGWSENGRGGDLFL; encoded by the coding sequence ATGGCGAAGCCGCTCATCACTGCCGGCATGGGATCGGTGCCCTCTCCTGACGGTGTCGCGTTCCGGGTCTGGGCCCCCCATGCTGAGCATGTCTCCGTCATCGGGTCCTTCAACCACTGGGATGGGGCCGCCCATCCGATGGATTCCGAGCCCCGTGGCTTCTGGTCCATCTACGTTGAGGGCGCCAAGATCGGCGACCAATACAAATACCAGCTCTCCACGCCGTGGGGAGTGATCAAGCGCATTGATCCCTATGCCCGAGAGGTGACCAACTCGGTCGGAAATGCCATCATCCATGATCCTGACTTCTGCTGGGAAGATGATGACTTCAGCATGATGAGCTGGAATAAGCTTGTTATCTATGAATTGCATGTCGGCACGTTCAATGATGATCAGCTCAGTCTGCCTGGACAATTCGGCTCCATCAAAGCTCGACTCGAACACCTGAAGCGGCTTGGCATCAACGCCATTGAGATCATGCCTGTCGGTCAATTTGCCGGCCAGCGCTCCTGGGGCTACAACCCATCCCATATCTTTGCCGTCGATTCAGACTATGGTGGTTCCCTGGGCTTCAAGCGGTTCATCAAGCGTGCCCATCAGGCTGGCATTGCCGTGATTCTGGATGTTGTTTTTAATCATTTCGGCCCCAGTGACCTTGACCTCTGGAGATTTGATGGCTGGTCTGAGAATGGCAGGGGGGGGGATCTATTTTTATAA
- a CDS encoding CsbD family protein, producing the protein MSNKADAAAKDAEGRLESALGELTGDTGHQLKGKAKQVQASAMNAAEDLKDGARAVAQKVSDAAAKLADGQD; encoded by the coding sequence ATGTCCAACAAAGCTGACGCCGCCGCCAAGGATGCGGAGGGCAGACTTGAATCGGCCCTGGGTGAACTGACCGGCGACACCGGCCACCAACTCAAGGGCAAGGCCAAACAGGTTCAGGCCTCTGCCATGAACGCGGCTGAAGATCTCAAGGATGGTGCCAGGGCCGTGGCCCAGAAGGTCAGTGACGCTGCCGCGAAACTGGCTGACGGACAGGACTGA
- a CDS encoding DUF302 domain-containing protein translates to MDPFFIADTTKSFAQASTDLQDAIVARGFGVLAVHDLGQTLRSKGIEFTEDCRIYDVCNPGQAARVLTNHMTLSMVLPCRISVFTEVSQTRIGMIRPERMLQTLCSDPDVVEVAQEVESVTRAIIEAAAS, encoded by the coding sequence ATGGATCCCTTCTTCATTGCCGACACAACCAAATCCTTTGCGCAGGCAAGTACGGACCTGCAGGACGCCATCGTGGCCCGGGGCTTCGGGGTCTTGGCAGTCCACGACCTCGGCCAGACCCTGCGCAGCAAGGGGATCGAATTCACCGAGGACTGTCGGATCTACGACGTCTGCAACCCAGGGCAGGCTGCCAGGGTGCTGACGAACCATATGACGTTGTCGATGGTGCTTCCGTGTCGAATCTCCGTCTTCACGGAAGTCAGTCAGACCCGGATCGGCATGATCCGGCCTGAGAGAATGCTGCAGACCCTCTGCTCCGATCCTGACGTAGTGGAGGTGGCGCAGGAGGTGGAATCCGTCACCAGGGCCATCATCGAGGCCGCGGCCTCCTGA
- a CDS encoding heavy metal-responsive transcriptional regulator — MAAVGIKTGLKTGMKIGVLAGRSGLPVKTLRYYEDLGLLPAIGRSEGGYRLFAEQSLRRLEFIRRLKTLGLSLQEIQGCLAVHDAGELPCGDIQIQLERQIGRIDAQIQELGKLRQELQGLLEGWQNDPAKEGDLICPNLRV; from the coding sequence ATGGCCGCCGTCGGCATCAAGACCGGCCTGAAGACCGGCATGAAGATCGGGGTTCTGGCTGGGCGCAGCGGCCTGCCCGTCAAGACCCTCCGTTACTACGAGGATCTGGGTCTGCTGCCGGCCATCGGTCGCAGCGAGGGCGGCTACCGGCTGTTTGCGGAGCAGAGCCTGCGACGCCTCGAGTTCATCCGCCGGCTCAAGACCCTTGGGCTCAGCCTGCAGGAGATCCAGGGCTGTCTGGCGGTGCATGACGCCGGGGAGTTGCCCTGCGGCGACATCCAGATCCAACTGGAGCGACAGATCGGGCGGATCGATGCCCAGATCCAGGAGCTGGGCAAGCTCAGGCAGGAACTGCAGGGCCTGCTGGAGGGCTGGCAGAACGATCCGGCCAAGGAAGGGGATCTGATCTGCCCCAATCTGCGGGTCTGA
- a CDS encoding DUF305 domain-containing protein gives MGSGMGAGRMGTQSMDQHFIVMMIPHHDGAIAMADLALSRARRPEIKALASSIKASQTQENAQMRTWYRQWFGGSVPTWGEAMGHRGGMGMMGMGGTGADLSWLKSASDFDRAFIEQMIPHHRMGVMMASMAQSNSQHPQLRVMQQAMVKAQGQEIEQMAQWYRSWYGTP, from the coding sequence ATGGGGAGCGGAATGGGTGCGGGCCGCATGGGCACCCAGTCGATGGATCAGCACTTCATCGTGATGATGATTCCCCACCATGACGGGGCGATCGCCATGGCGGATCTGGCCTTGAGCCGGGCCAGGCGGCCGGAGATCAAGGCCCTGGCCAGCAGCATCAAGGCCAGCCAGACCCAGGAGAACGCGCAGATGCGGACCTGGTACCGCCAGTGGTTCGGCGGGAGTGTGCCGACGTGGGGGGAAGCAATGGGCCACCGCGGCGGCATGGGAATGATGGGAATGGGGGGGACGGGAGCCGATCTCTCCTGGCTGAAGAGCGCTTCGGATTTCGATCGCGCCTTCATCGAACAGATGATTCCCCACCACCGCATGGGCGTGATGATGGCCTCAATGGCCCAGTCCAACAGCCAGCATCCGCAGCTAAGGGTGATGCAGCAGGCGATGGTGAAGGCCCAGGGCCAGGAGATCGAGCAGATGGCCCAGTGGTACCGCAGCTGGTACGGGACCCCCTGA
- a CDS encoding SDR family oxidoreductase — translation MRAQALFASVLEPFGRLDIVVNNAGVSVFTPTTDIDEADDDRVIDTNGRGTFFTLQETTRHGADGGRIINLASGVTRQALPAARIYAASKAAVEPFGMALVKELGPPGISGNPIGPGGTDTDGLIMPAEALAHRIASTPLGPLGQPGDLAGVVAFLASDDARWVNGQTLQVNGGIL, via the coding sequence GTGCGAGCCCAGGCCCTGTTCGCCAGCGTGCTCGAGCCGTTCGGCCGCCTCGACATCGTCGTCAACAACGCCGGGGTCTCGGTGTTCACACCCACCACCGACATCGACGAAGCGGACGACGACCGGGTGATCGACACCAATGGCCGCGGCACCTTCTTTACCCTCCAGGAGACGACCCGCCACGGGGCCGACGGGGGCCGGATCATCAACCTGGCCAGCGGCGTCACCCGCCAGGCCCTGCCGGCAGCACGGATCTACGCCGCCAGCAAGGCGGCGGTGGAGCCGTTCGGCATGGCTCTGGTCAAGGAACTCGGACCCCCCGGCATCTCCGGCAACCCGATCGGCCCCGGGGGCACCGACACCGACGGACTGATCATGCCGGCTGAGGCCCTGGCCCATCGCATCGCCTCCACGCCCCTGGGCCCCCTCGGCCAGCCTGGCGATCTGGCGGGTGTGGTGGCCTTCCTCGCCTCCGATGACGCCCGCTGGGTGAACGGCCAGACCCTCCAGGTGAACGGCGGCATCCTCTGA
- a CDS encoding DUF305 domain-containing protein: MRRSRFSLALFGALCALGLTLPALAQDHSGMPHDHHKHHHAAPAGTSPAHAGHAHDVGPAGSTYDLRFIDGMVQHHTGALRMSEFVFGIGAPGVGALGKTIWRDQANEIRAMGLWRKAWYPKAPVYPVALSNGGDPNSLAGLTRMSQAQIDGMRMMGDPPSPDNRVVWFLEGMLHHHGGALIMAHDALAKSTNPTIRRFARQVIVAQRAEIIELRRMLAVDGLRKPEYGRYDALFAL; this comes from the coding sequence ATGCGCCGCAGCCGCTTCTCCCTCGCCCTGTTCGGCGCCCTTTGCGCTCTGGGCCTGACGCTCCCAGCCCTGGCGCAGGACCACAGCGGCATGCCCCACGACCACCACAAGCACCATCACGCCGCCCCGGCCGGCACGTCTCCAGCCCACGCCGGCCATGCCCATGATGTGGGCCCCGCCGGCTCCACCTACGACCTGCGCTTCATCGACGGGATGGTGCAGCACCACACCGGTGCCCTGCGCATGAGCGAGTTCGTCTTCGGCATCGGGGCGCCCGGTGTGGGGGCCCTGGGCAAGACGATCTGGCGTGACCAGGCCAACGAAATCCGGGCCATGGGGCTGTGGCGCAAGGCCTGGTACCCCAAGGCGCCCGTGTATCCGGTGGCCCTGTCCAATGGCGGCGATCCCAACAGCCTGGCCGGCCTCACCCGGATGAGCCAGGCCCAGATCGACGGGATGCGCATGATGGGCGATCCCCCCAGCCCGGACAATCGCGTCGTCTGGTTCCTGGAGGGGATGCTCCATCACCACGGCGGGGCGCTGATCATGGCCCACGACGCCCTGGCCAAGAGCACCAACCCCACGATCCGGCGCTTCGCCCGCCAGGTGATCGTGGCCCAGCGCGCCGAGATCATCGAACTGCGGCGGATGCTGGCGGTCGATGGCCTGCGCAAGCCGGAGTACGGCCGCTACGACGCCCTTTTCGCGCTCTGA
- a CDS encoding di-heme oxidoredictase family protein, with protein MARPSRVLRRVLLAGLALAVVLGLGMRQAWGAADPQQAAGAMTVANRTSAAFEQPAAGLTPAELERHQVADVLFDRTHVPLEGAPGAGLGPRFNAASCIACHVRNGRGRPLMGESLVRVALRNGQPVPGLGHQVRDRAVFGARPDAAVTVAWLERDGRRRPEVRLEGDASLDLSERSVARSLRVAPPLIGLGLLEAVPEEAILAHADPDDRDGDGISGRPHWLEEGKGTPRLGRFGWKAGAATVRDQTAAAFLNDMGLTSPGDIGTRELELVTYYSQTLGAPRTALPATSPVVRQGREVFGTLQCARCHVPRLTTGRSPGAVAGAINGQPIWPYTDLLLHDMGAGLDDGVAEKGAPGREWRTAPLWGLGLAQRVNGSVGFLHDGRARTIEEAILWHGGEAAAARERFTALAPEQRRRLLGWLQQL; from the coding sequence ATGGCCCGTCCCTCCCGCGTTCTGCGGCGCGTCCTGCTGGCCGGGCTGGCCCTGGCCGTGGTGCTCGGGCTCGGCATGCGGCAGGCCTGGGGGGCCGCCGATCCCCAGCAGGCCGCCGGAGCGATGACGGTGGCCAACCGCACCTCGGCTGCCTTCGAGCAACCGGCCGCCGGCCTCACCCCCGCGGAACTGGAGCGCCACCAGGTGGCCGATGTGTTGTTCGATCGCACCCACGTGCCCCTGGAGGGTGCCCCCGGGGCGGGTCTGGGGCCACGCTTCAATGCCGCCTCCTGCATCGCCTGCCACGTGCGCAACGGCCGGGGCCGGCCGCTGATGGGGGAATCCCTGGTGCGGGTGGCACTGCGGAACGGGCAGCCGGTGCCGGGCCTCGGCCACCAGGTGCGGGACCGCGCCGTTTTCGGCGCCCGGCCGGATGCGGCCGTGACGGTGGCCTGGCTGGAGCGGGATGGCCGGCGCCGGCCGGAGGTCCGGCTGGAGGGTGACGCGTCCCTCGACCTGTCCGAGCGTTCGGTGGCCCGCTCCCTGCGGGTGGCGCCGCCCCTGATCGGCCTGGGCCTGCTGGAGGCGGTACCGGAGGAGGCGATCCTGGCGCACGCCGATCCCGACGACCGCGACGGTGACGGCATCTCGGGCCGGCCCCACTGGCTGGAGGAGGGGAAGGGGACGCCGCGGCTGGGGCGTTTCGGCTGGAAAGCGGGCGCCGCCACGGTGCGCGACCAGACCGCTGCCGCCTTCCTCAACGACATGGGCCTGACCAGCCCGGGGGACATCGGCACCCGCGAGCTGGAGCTGGTGACCTATTACAGCCAGACGCTGGGCGCCCCGCGCACCGCCCTGCCGGCCACTAGCCCGGTGGTGCGACAGGGCCGGGAAGTGTTCGGGACGCTGCAGTGCGCCCGTTGCCATGTTCCCCGGCTGACCACCGGCCGTTCCCCCGGGGCGGTGGCCGGGGCGATCAACGGCCAGCCGATCTGGCCCTACACCGATCTGCTGCTGCACGACATGGGCGCCGGCCTCGACGACGGGGTGGCCGAGAAGGGGGCACCGGGGCGGGAATGGCGCACGGCCCCCCTGTGGGGCCTGGGCCTGGCCCAGCGGGTGAATGGGTCGGTGGGGTTCCTCCACGACGGCAGGGCCCGCACCATTGAGGAGGCGATCCTCTGGCATGGGGGGGAGGCCGCCGCCGCCCGGGAGCGCTTCACGGCCCTGGCCCCGGAACAGCGGCGCCGCTTGCTGGGCTGGCTGCAGCAGCTCTGA
- a CDS encoding imelysin family protein, translating into MAPTCRWRPALALGLPLCLGLALSACGPRPGTAAPTERAVAQSFVERVVLPNYTQLVAQTAALQEAIQRLSENPSDAQLAATRQAWLAARRTWETSESWAFDPAETNGFDGAMDDWPVNGKDLATALGRQRFGSDTFAALSETAKGFHGIEWVLYGGRTGSPPTAAQLTPGERAYLRLAADDLHRQAAGLLASWSGPEGFGARFSRPGEAGAAVQEMLQGVIGLLQEGGDEKLGQPLKTRDPRTLESADSGNTQADLVANVEGARRVLMATGLVELIGSRDPDLARQIDRESAAAVAMAKGLPDPLNGALSDPTARQAMEALISQLHSTAKLVERSVPLLS; encoded by the coding sequence ATGGCACCGACCTGCCGCTGGCGCCCAGCCCTGGCCCTGGGCCTGCCGCTCTGCCTGGGCCTGGCCCTCTCCGCCTGTGGCCCGCGCCCCGGTACGGCGGCGCCGACGGAGCGCGCCGTGGCCCAGTCCTTCGTGGAGAGGGTGGTCCTGCCGAACTACACCCAGCTGGTGGCGCAGACGGCGGCCCTGCAGGAGGCGATCCAGCGCCTCAGCGAGAACCCATCCGACGCGCAGCTCGCGGCCACCCGTCAGGCCTGGCTGGCGGCGCGGCGGACCTGGGAGACCAGTGAAAGCTGGGCCTTCGACCCTGCCGAGACCAACGGCTTCGACGGGGCCATGGACGACTGGCCCGTCAACGGCAAGGACCTGGCCACCGCGCTGGGCCGCCAACGCTTCGGCTCCGACACCTTCGCCGCCCTCAGCGAGACCGCCAAGGGGTTCCACGGCATCGAGTGGGTGCTCTATGGCGGTCGCACCGGCTCTCCGCCCACCGCGGCCCAGCTCACCCCGGGTGAACGGGCCTACCTGCGCCTCGCGGCCGATGATCTGCACCGTCAGGCGGCCGGGTTGCTGGCCAGCTGGTCGGGTCCTGAGGGCTTCGGCGCCCGGTTCAGCCGCCCAGGGGAAGCCGGCGCCGCCGTGCAGGAGATGCTGCAGGGGGTCATCGGTCTGCTGCAGGAAGGGGGCGACGAGAAACTCGGCCAACCGTTGAAAACCCGCGATCCCCGCACCCTCGAGAGTGCCGACAGCGGCAACACCCAGGCGGATCTGGTGGCCAATGTGGAAGGGGCCCGCCGGGTGCTGATGGCCACCGGTCTGGTCGAGCTGATCGGCAGCCGCGACCCCGACCTGGCCCGCCAGATCGACCGCGAGAGCGCCGCGGCGGTGGCGATGGCCAAGGGGTTGCCCGACCCCCTCAATGGCGCCCTCTCCGATCCCACCGCCCGCCAGGCGATGGAGGCGCTGATCAGCCAGCTGCACAGCACGGCGAAGCTGGTGGAGCGCTCGGTGCCGCTGCTGTCCTGA